The genomic interval ATTCGAATCCCTTTTTCTTTTGCAATTCGCTCAGGAAGGTTCAAAATTTCATCTGCAAACTCGTGTACTTTTTCGTGTTGGTATTTAATATTGAAATCTAAATGAGGATTAATTCCAACATTAACTGTTGGCACTAAATTGGATAAAAAACTCTTAGTATCGGCAAGCCAATCCTCCCATTTGGTAGAAGTCGCCTTAATCACTTCACGTGTAAATAACTCAAAGAATTCTACTTCGTTATTGACAGTAAACAAATCGAGTAACACTGTTTTGCATTTTTTTTCGGATTGATTGATATCACTAATAACACGCTCTACCAAAGACGATTTCCCCCATCTACGCGGTGAAATAAGAATCGTACTGATTCCACCCATTAAGTTTTGTTTTAACCTATATGCTTCATCTTCTCGATTCGTATATGCTTCTGTACTTACTGTATTTCCGAAAATAAATGGTGAATAGATTTCTTTCATCTCAATCAATTTTTATTAAAAATAATGAAATATTACCAAATGGTATTATACTCAAAGGTACAATATTATCACTCTCAATTATTTTGTTGTATTTCATGATTGTACCTTTAAGTATAATACTAAAAGGTATAATTTTACATGATCCAATTAGGAAGATATAACTTCGATTACGTTCAATTCCATTAGAAGCAAAAAAGTCTCCGCTACAACGGAGACTTTCTATTTATCTAAAACAATGTTGGTTGATCATCTGGATCATCAGGGCCTTTTGTCAAGTCCCACTCAATTGTTGGATTATCTCCATCTTCCGAATCTTCTCCGTCCAAATCCTCTTCCGAATTATCGATTTCCAATTCCAATGGGTCTTCATTTGGCCAAGGTTCAGAACCTTCAATTTCATGTGTTAATACAACCTCCTTGACTTTTAATTTCGTTAGTTGATTTCCTTGCGCTTTCATTCCTTTCACATCGATGAAATCAGCCAAAGCAACCTCGTTATCTGGAAGGTTTTTCGTTTCTTTTAAAAGCTTGTTGTAAACGATTCGAACAACTGGCTGGTATGCTGTAGAAACACAATCTAGATAAGATCCTTCTGTTTCAGAAATGTATGAAACCCTCTTATCTGTTGTGATTTCACAAGTAAACCGCTTCACAAAGTGCAAATCCTTCTCTCCATCGTAATAAACAGCAGAAATTGGTCTGTCTGGAACCCATTTTTCAATATGGATCATGTCTTCATCAAAGTGGTTTGCCAAATCGAAAGTAGTCAATCGGTAGTCTCCATTCTTATACAAAGTCATAATCCGATCTTCTCCTTTGAACGAGCCTAAAAATTTCCCTCTTCCTTCGTCATTCAATCTTCCAACAACGGTATCGTACCAAATCTTACGAGCGGCTAATGTGGAACCTCCAACTTCTTTCTGAGTGATCTTTTGAACAATTTCTTTTGTAACCCGATTTCCAGCAGACTGGCGACCTTTAATTAGCAAATCTCCCAAGTCAATATCGAACCGTAAACGCTTCAAATGTGGCCTTGGTCGGAGCATTACTGAAACAACCTCGCGCTCTCCATTTGGATGAACGGAGAAATACAAGAGCTTAGATCCTTTGATTCCTCGTGTTAAATCGTATTCGGTGTCACGCGTTACTGAATTCACAAAGAACCGTTTCATCATTGTTGCTCCACCAGCACCATCTTGATACATTACGTGATAGATTGTGCGTTTATCGCCTTTTTTCCATACGTCAGCATGTACAATCCCTTTGCCTACGAATTTCTTTTCAGAAACTTTTGTAACAATGAATTTTCCGGTATCGAAGAAAACAATAATATCATCAATTTCAGAACAATCATTGACAGCTTCGGTCTTTTTCAAGCCCCAACCAATGAATCCTTCTTCGATATCTACATATAACTTTCGATTGGCAATAATTACTTTCGAAGCAGCAATATTGTCAAAAACTTTCATTTCAGTTCTTCGCTCTTTACCAGCTCCAAAACGCTTTTTTAAATCTTTGTAATACTCAATAGCATACTCGATTAAATTACCCAAATGTTTCTTCACCTCTTCCATTTCAGCCTCCAACTTTGCTATCAAGTCGTCTGCTTTATCTGAATCGAAACGTGTAATACGAATCATTGGAATCTGAGTCAAACGCTGTAAATCTTCATCTATGATCTCACGAACAAATTGCTTTTTGAATTTCTCAAACCGCTTGTACATGTATTGATACAAACCTTCTTTGTCTGAATACAACTTAAAATCAATGTACATTTCTTCGCGAATGAAGATTTTTTCCAACGTTGAAAAATGCCACTGAGACTCCAATTCAGCCAATCGAATTTCGAGTTCTTTTCGAAGTAAAGTAACAGTATTGTCTGTATTCACTTTCAGAATCTCAGTTACTCCCATAAATCGAGGAGTATCACCATCAATTACAGAAGCATTGGGAGAAATCGATACTTCACAATCCGTGAACGCATAAAGAGCATCGATTGTTTTATCTGGAGAAACACCAGGAGCCAAATGAATCACAATTTCTGCATCTGCAGCCGTATTGTCTTCAATTTTTTTAATCTTAATTTTCCCTTTGTCGTTTGCTTTTATAACGCTTTCAATCAAAGAAGTCGTTGTGCAACCAAAAGGAATTTCATTAATTATCAATGTTTTATTGTCGACCTTTTTAATCTTAGCTCGAACACGCACTTTTCCACCTCTTAAACCATCGTTGTAATTGGTAAAATCCGCCATTCCACCATTCAAAAAATCGGGAAAAATCTCAATTTTCTTTCCGCGCAAATGATTGATCGACTGATCGATTAATTCGATGAAGTTATGC from Fluviicola taffensis DSM 16823 carries:
- a CDS encoding DNA gyrase/topoisomerase IV subunit A; amino-acid sequence: MSEDEIGPVDPENENLDNDNNGDEGQESSDSSPFEKNHVDENIIPLSGLYENWFLDYASYVILERAVPSLHDGFKPVQRRILHSMKELDDGRYNKVANVIGNTMKYHPHGDASIGDALVQLGQKELLIDCQGNWGNTLTGDGAAAPRYIEARLSKFASHVVFNPKTTSWLLSYDGRNKEPDNLPVKFPILLAQGAEGIAVGMACKILPHNFIELIDQSINHLRGKKIEIFPDFLNGGMADFTNYNDGLRGGKVRVRAKIKKVDNKTLIINEIPFGCTTTSLIESVIKANDKGKIKIKKIEDNTAADAEIVIHLAPGVSPDKTIDALYAFTDCEVSISPNASVIDGDTPRFMGVTEILKVNTDNTVTLLRKELEIRLAELESQWHFSTLEKIFIREEMYIDFKLYSDKEGLYQYMYKRFEKFKKQFVREIIDEDLQRLTQIPMIRITRFDSDKADDLIAKLEAEMEEVKKHLGNLIEYAIEYYKDLKKRFGAGKERRTEMKVFDNIAASKVIIANRKLYVDIEEGFIGWGLKKTEAVNDCSEIDDIIVFFDTGKFIVTKVSEKKFVGKGIVHADVWKKGDKRTIYHVMYQDGAGGATMMKRFFVNSVTRDTEYDLTRGIKGSKLLYFSVHPNGEREVVSVMLRPRPHLKRLRFDIDLGDLLIKGRQSAGNRVTKEIVQKITQKEVGGSTLAARKIWYDTVVGRLNDEGRGKFLGSFKGEDRIMTLYKNGDYRLTTFDLANHFDEDMIHIEKWVPDRPISAVYYDGEKDLHFVKRFTCEITTDKRVSYISETEGSYLDCVSTAYQPVVRIVYNKLLKETKNLPDNEVALADFIDVKGMKAQGNQLTKLKVKEVVLTHEIEGSEPWPNEDPLELEIDNSEEDLDGEDSEDGDNPTIEWDLTKGPDDPDDQPTLF